The nucleotide sequence GGCAGTATTTCTGTGAACATGGGCTGACATCTGGAGTCAGATGCTTCTCTGACAGTCGGAAGAAGATCATAGGTGTTAGAATGacttgaggagagagagagagagagatgacatgGAAAAAGAATTAGAGTTGGATGATGGGGTTTAATTGCATGAAAGAGTAATCTGAGGGAAAAGGATCCAAATCTATGCATCTAACAGCTCGGCATTGCCCTGCATTTTAAGGGTCTTTGTGTGTCTGCAAAGTCAAGGGTCAGTTCCAAATGAACGTTCAGTGCAACAGTGAAGAGGACATTGAAGTTCATTATGGGTGTCGTAGCATGTTTAGTAGTAATCTTCGTAGTTCTTAGGGTTCAGGCAGTAGAGAATCGCTCCTCCGAAGGAGAAGATGGTGGCTCCCCAAGCCAGACCGTAGCCCCAGTTAAACTCGTGGTATATGCTCAAACTGATGGTCTCGATGAACTTGATGGGATACAGCACCAAACAGCAGGCCTGTAGGACCACTGTGAGAAACAGAAGAGCGGAGGCAATGAAATTTGAAATCATCAAAGAGACAAAAGTAGGTTAAGAACATTAAAAGTCTGAAACCTCAATGGGCTTTATTTCTTGATAAGCTCCTCAACAAAGTGAGCGACTTCAAAGCAATGTAAAAATCCTCTCAAAAAAGAGATGCGCAAATGTCTGGTTTCGAAATACCTTACATCTTTTCCCTGTGATGCGTTCATATCGAGAACAACTGATTACTGAAGCAGCTGTGTGATGTGGCTtggaaaaaataatgcatttgctGTTTCCTGGTCCATTAGCCGCAGGAGTTGCGTCTTGGAGCcaacaacacattttaaattcataataCATGAAGCCTAATTTAATGTGCATGGAAAACAGAAATGAGAAACCAACTCATTAATGTCTtcaatgtaagtgtgtgtgagtgtatgcacGGTTGTGTCTATTTCACCTGCAGCAAAGAGCATAACAGCGACTGGTCGGTAGAAGCGTCTCCTGGAGCGAATGCAGACAGACACCAGAGCCACCAGGAAGGAAAGGAGAATAAGGAATGCTCCACCCAACAACAAGGCCAATGTGGCAATCTGCCAGTCTGCattaaaacaatacataaaaatgcattatattcatAATTATCACATTTTATAGCCAATAGAATAGATTAAGGGTGAGtggtaaaactttacaataaggtcccattagttatcattagttaatgcactaaaATGTTTACTCCggtcttttaaataatattatcagATCTCTGgttttaagattaataaatgctttacaagtcATTTTCTTTCTTAGTTTGTTAACCTATGTAGTtaactaattttattatttttgtataatattgttcatatttttgtaaactattcctttaacagactcttttaaaatgctgaaaagtcAATACACACATGGCTACAGAATGGCTGACACGAACACTCACACCTTGGGTTTGCGTAACTGAAGGAATGAACCTCTATGGGCAGCAGAAAGCTTATCGACAATTCTGGTGAGCTAAATGGGGCATCATGTAATGTATTCC is from Carassius auratus strain Wakin unplaced genomic scaffold, ASM336829v1 scaf_tig00002576, whole genome shotgun sequence and encodes:
- the LOC113069887 gene encoding transmembrane protein 47-like — protein: MASSVSGAEEVRVSALTPLKLVGLVCIFLALCLDVGAVLSPAWVTADEQYHLSLWESCRKHAASADWKCDSTLGQKGADWQIATLALLLGGAFLILLSFLVALVSVCIRSRRRFYRPVAVMLFAAVVLQACCLVLYPIKFIETISLSIYHEFNWGYGLAWGATIFSFGGAILYCLNPKNYEDYY